In Cyanobacteria bacterium QS_8_64_29, the following proteins share a genomic window:
- a CDS encoding chaperone protein ClpB, which yields MFEHFTDKAIKVIMLAQEEARRMGQSLVGSEQILLGIIAEGSGSAASMLTERGVKLKDARGVVESYLGAGSGNAPANIPFTPKAKRIFEQAFQEARNNNQNYITPEHLLLAITKEEQGVATKVLEKFSIDPNELQRQLSERLDEGEEAAAVGARQQGEGSTSNKSGKQSNLEEYGTNLTQLARDDQLDPVIGRDREIERTIQILGRRTKNNPILVGEPGVGKTAIAEGLAQRIVNEDVPELLKGKQVIGLDMGLLVSGTRFRGEFEERLKGVIGEVQESGNVILVIDEVHTLIGSGAMEGGMDAANLFKPALARGELQCIGTTTMDEYRKHIEQDAALERRFQPITVEEPSIDETIEILQSLRGPYEAHHKVRISEAALEAATQLSARYVADRYLPDKAIDVIDEAGSRLHTRKSLEQKAVPMTSQFATAGTASDSDAAESGTAESESEAAEPLVDTEEVAHVVSSWTGVPVNKLTESESSVLLHLEDKLHERLIGQQEAVSAVARAVRRSRVGMKDPNRPIASFIFSGPTGVGKTELTKALAAYMFGSEEAMIRLDMSEYMDPHSVSKLIGSPPGYVGYDEGGQLTEAVRRQPYTVVLLDEIEKAHPDVFNTLLQMLEDGQLTDAQGRKVDFKNTLLIMTSNIGSQVIEKGGGGFGFEYDDNSADAQYNKIRDRINDELKAYFRPEFLNRIDEIIVFRQLTQDEVATIADLVLQEVSERLREQQNISLQVSDRFKQRVIQEGYSTSYGARPLRRAMMRLLEDSLAEAFLHGQIQAGDTAQVDLDDSGEVSVTTAQPAQLQLQGASSQS from the coding sequence ATGTTCGAACATTTTACCGACAAGGCCATTAAAGTCATCATGCTCGCCCAAGAGGAAGCGCGCCGCATGGGGCAAAGCCTTGTGGGCAGCGAGCAAATCCTGTTGGGCATCATTGCCGAGGGCTCGGGGTCGGCAGCCAGCATGCTGACCGAGCGCGGTGTAAAGCTCAAAGATGCCCGCGGCGTTGTCGAGAGCTATCTGGGCGCAGGCTCGGGGAACGCACCGGCCAACATCCCATTTACGCCCAAAGCCAAGCGGATCTTCGAGCAGGCCTTTCAGGAAGCGCGCAACAACAACCAAAACTACATCACGCCCGAGCACCTGCTGCTGGCCATTACCAAAGAAGAGCAAGGCGTTGCCACTAAAGTCCTGGAGAAATTCAGCATCGATCCCAACGAGCTGCAGCGCCAGTTGAGCGAGCGCCTGGACGAGGGCGAAGAAGCGGCTGCCGTTGGGGCCCGCCAGCAGGGCGAAGGCTCCACCAGCAACAAATCCGGCAAGCAGAGCAATCTGGAAGAGTACGGCACCAACCTGACCCAGCTGGCCCGCGACGATCAGCTCGATCCGGTTATCGGTCGCGATCGCGAAATCGAGCGTACCATCCAAATCCTGGGGCGCCGGACCAAAAACAACCCCATCCTGGTGGGCGAGCCGGGCGTGGGCAAAACCGCGATCGCGGAAGGGCTAGCCCAGCGCATCGTCAACGAGGACGTACCCGAGCTGCTCAAGGGCAAGCAGGTGATCGGGCTCGACATGGGACTGCTGGTGTCGGGCACGCGCTTCCGCGGCGAGTTTGAAGAGCGGCTTAAAGGCGTCATTGGCGAAGTGCAAGAGTCGGGCAACGTCATTTTGGTCATCGATGAGGTGCACACCCTCATCGGCAGCGGCGCCATGGAAGGCGGCATGGACGCCGCCAACCTCTTCAAGCCCGCTTTGGCCCGCGGTGAGCTGCAGTGCATTGGTACGACCACCATGGACGAGTACCGCAAGCACATCGAGCAGGATGCGGCGCTCGAGCGGCGCTTTCAGCCCATCACGGTGGAGGAGCCCTCCATCGACGAGACCATCGAGATCCTACAGAGCCTGCGCGGCCCCTACGAAGCCCACCACAAGGTCCGCATCTCGGAGGCCGCGCTAGAAGCGGCGACGCAGCTGTCGGCGCGCTACGTCGCCGATCGCTATCTCCCTGATAAGGCCATCGACGTCATCGACGAAGCCGGCTCTCGCTTGCACACGCGCAAGTCGCTGGAGCAAAAGGCCGTCCCCATGACCTCGCAGTTTGCCACCGCAGGGACCGCCAGCGATTCCGATGCCGCTGAGTCCGGTACTGCTGAGAGTGAGAGCGAGGCAGCCGAGCCGCTGGTCGATACCGAGGAAGTGGCGCACGTGGTGTCCTCGTGGACCGGCGTGCCGGTCAACAAGCTCACCGAGTCCGAATCGAGCGTGCTGCTGCACCTAGAAGACAAGCTGCACGAGCGCCTCATCGGCCAGCAGGAAGCGGTCAGCGCCGTCGCTCGCGCCGTCCGCCGCTCGCGGGTGGGGATGAAAGACCCCAACCGGCCCATTGCCAGCTTCATCTTCTCCGGCCCCACCGGCGTGGGCAAAACCGAGCTCACCAAAGCGCTGGCTGCCTACATGTTCGGCTCGGAGGAAGCCATGATTCGGCTCGATATGTCCGAATACATGGATCCCCACTCGGTCTCCAAGCTCATCGGTTCGCCCCCGGGCTACGTGGGCTACGACGAAGGCGGCCAGCTCACCGAAGCCGTCCGCCGGCAGCCCTACACGGTGGTGCTGCTCGATGAAATCGAAAAGGCCCATCCCGATGTCTTCAATACCCTGCTCCAGATGCTGGAGGACGGGCAGCTAACCGACGCTCAGGGCCGCAAGGTCGATTTCAAAAACACCCTACTCATCATGACCTCCAACATCGGCTCCCAGGTCATCGAGAAAGGGGGCGGCGGCTTTGGCTTCGAGTACGACGACAACAGCGCAGACGCCCAGTACAACAAGATCCGTGATCGCATCAACGACGAGCTCAAAGCCTACTTCCGGCCCGAGTTCCTCAACCGCATCGACGAGATCATCGTCTTCCGCCAGCTGACGCAAGACGAGGTAGCTACCATCGCGGATCTGGTGCTGCAGGAGGTCTCCGAGCGGCTGCGCGAGCAGCAGAACATCAGCTTGCAGGTCAGCGATCGGTTCAAGCAGCGCGTCATCCAAGAAGGCTACAGCACCAGCTATGGGGCCCGTCCCCTGCGGCGCGCCATGATGCGCTTGCTTGAGGACAGCCTCGCCGAGGCTTTCTTGCACGGCCAAATCCAGGCAGGCGACACGGCGCAGGTGGATCTGGACGACTCGGGCGAGGTAAGCGTTACCACCGCCCAACCCGCCCAGCTGCAGCTGCAAGGGGCCAGCAGCCAGTCCTAG
- a CDS encoding DUF4230 domain-containing protein → MADSSRAGSARSRYRPSIQGTLALILLASTSGIAVVVLLMLVGIWRAGDRLVDGIESVLSASPAQPQASVPTAVVRQMREASELTTAVFAMDAVVPAQKPRKLGPWVVARTRLLYRGSGRVRAGIDLSGMDAERVRVTQDTVRVRLPPPQILAHHIDTDRSRVHDYDRGFLALGPNAAPQLQARAQDALRQRLVATACERGILQTANRRARSSVRELLIAAGHRQVQIRLASPKQGACQAQQPAGNANAWDEG, encoded by the coding sequence ATGGCTGACTCCTCACGCGCCGGCAGCGCGCGATCGCGCTACCGGCCCAGCATTCAAGGAACGCTCGCCCTCATCCTGCTGGCCAGCACCAGCGGAATTGCCGTTGTGGTGCTGCTGATGTTGGTCGGGATTTGGCGCGCCGGCGATCGTCTGGTAGATGGCATCGAATCGGTTTTGAGCGCCTCGCCCGCGCAGCCGCAGGCTAGCGTCCCCACAGCTGTGGTGCGCCAGATGCGGGAAGCCAGCGAGCTCACCACGGCCGTATTTGCCATGGATGCGGTCGTCCCGGCCCAAAAGCCGCGCAAGCTCGGTCCTTGGGTCGTGGCGCGGACGCGCCTGCTCTACCGCGGCAGCGGTCGGGTGCGGGCCGGCATCGATCTGAGCGGCATGGATGCCGAGCGCGTCCGCGTTACGCAAGACACCGTGCGCGTTCGCCTGCCGCCACCGCAAATCCTGGCGCACCACATCGATACCGACCGCTCGCGCGTCCACGACTACGATCGCGGCTTTTTGGCCCTCGGTCCCAATGCGGCGCCGCAGTTGCAAGCCCGCGCCCAAGACGCGCTCCGCCAGCGCTTGGTTGCCACCGCCTGCGAGCGCGGCATTTTGCAAACCGCCAACCGTCGCGCCCGTAGCAGCGTGCGCGAACTTCTAATAGCGGCAGGCCACCGGCAGGTTCAGATTCGCCTGGCTTCGCCCAAGCAGGGAGCTTGCCAAGCCCAGCAGCCTGCCGGCAATGCCAACGCTTGGGATGAGGGCTAG